The following DNA comes from Capsicum annuum cultivar UCD-10X-F1 chromosome 7, UCD10Xv1.1, whole genome shotgun sequence.
TGACCAGCCACCGATGAAACCCATCACCCACGACTGCCACGTAGAGTCTACCCCGCAATTTCCACCTCTTTTACAAGTAATTGACCCCTCCCTCTCTTTCCAATCTACCAAACACTTTCTTCACTTTCCACCAAAATTTCCCCTTTCCCCATGGCTCGTCTTCTCTCCAATTCCATAGCCCGAACCCTGACCCGACCCGTATTCTCTCCACCTCTTCCCCTCACTCTCCGTCACCGTTCCAACTCCAATCGCTCCGGAGACGGATCCGGCGAACCACCTCACCCTCAGTTAATCGAGATCGACCTTGATTGCTCTTCCTCCGGCGAATCAGACGGCGGAATAAGAAAGCTAGAGGAAGTGATCCATTCGGTTATCGTGAGACGTTCCGCACCAGATTGGTTACCTTTTTTACCTGGATCGTCTTACTGGGTCCCACCTCCTCAGCCGTATGTGAAAGTAGGTGGTGGAGGTGGAGTTGTACATAGTCATCGTGGTGCTGATTTTGATCCTCATAGGATTCTAGAGGTTGTTGGTAAGATGGCTGCTGTGAAAGGTCATTTTGGTGGTGGTTCTTCTTCTATGTCGTTGTTATCGGAGGATGAAACGAGGTCCGTTGCTCGTCTTCGTGGCTGGCCTTCGTCCTCGTTTTTTACCGGAGGTATACGATGCTCTCTCTGTTCACCTTTACTTGTCTACTTTGGACTTTGCATACTTTGAACTTTGCTCGTTTAAGAAATGATGATATGAGTATGAGTATTTCACCACAAAATGCATATTAATTGACATATAGTTTTAGGCCTTGGGAAATGATTTGAGGAACAAGTTACTAATGTTTAGTATAAAACAGGAAAAATataattgtcttttcttgatatgtttgacaaataaaaatgaaaatctattgtTGGAATTAAGTAAAAGTGGACGGAAGGAGCattaaaaaaagaggaaaacatcTAGGTTTAAGTGTAattgttttgtgttgtttttctttATGTTGGGGGCAATTGAGAAGTAAAAACAGTTATCTACTTGTTTTTAGCTTGCAAAGGTAGGATTTTGAGGTAATATATATGCCATAAATGCTATTAAGACCTATTTTGGTGAAAGTGGTTGCGTAAAGCTGATAAATTTTGAGTAAGTAAGTATAGATGGTCCTTAACTTAGACAAAGCATACATAGTCTTGGGATAAA
Coding sequences within:
- the LOC107877881 gene encoding uncharacterized protein LOC107877881 isoform X3: MARLLSNSIARTLTRPVFSPPLPLTLRHRSNSNRSGDGSGEPPHPQLIEIDLDCSSSGESDGGIRKLEEVIHSVIVRRSAPDWLPFLPGSSYWVPPPQPYVKVGGGGGVVHSHRGADFDPHRILEVVGKMAAVKGHFGGGSSSMSLLSEDETRSVARLRGWPSSSFFTGGF
- the LOC107877881 gene encoding uncharacterized protein LOC107877881 isoform X1, giving the protein MARLLSNSIARTLTRPVFSPPLPLTLRHRSNSNRSGDGSGEPPHPQLIEIDLDCSSSGESDGGIRKLEEVIHSVIVRRSAPDWLPFLPGSSYWVPPPQPYVKVGGGGGVVHSHRGADFDPHRILEVVGKMAAVKGHFGGGSSSMSLLSEDETRSVARLRGWPSSSFFTGAPTIHDRQTDTDDDVGAPATGNTFPSPVQMVEVEVKLEDNSDYDSKSEDEG
- the LOC107877881 gene encoding uncharacterized protein LOC107877881 isoform X2, yielding MARLLSNSIARTLTRPVFSPPLPLTLRHRSNSNRSGDGSGEPPHPQLIEIDLDCSSSGESDGGIRKLEEVIHSVIVRRSAPDWLPFLPGSSYWVPPPQPYVKVGGGGGVVHSHRGADFDPHRILEVVGKMAAVKGHFGGGSSSMSLLSEDETRSVARLRGWPSSSFFTGGNTFPSPVQMVEVEVKLEDNSDYDSKSEDEG